The following are encoded together in the Candidatus Bathyarchaeota archaeon genome:
- a CDS encoding ribonuclease P protein component 1 has translation MMPIAPENILRHELIGLDVKIVNSKNEKIVGIKGKVIDETKNTLIIANSNAKRKIPKDIAIFQFKLPEGTIVNLHGSKLIGRPENRLKVKMRKW, from the coding sequence ATGATGCCAATCGCTCCTGAAAACATTCTAAGGCACGAACTCATTGGTCTTGATGTAAAAATCGTAAATAGTAAGAACGAAAAGATAGTAGGTATTAAAGGTAAAGTAATAGATGAAACAAAGAATACTCTTATCATAGCCAACAGCAATGCAAAGAGGAAAATTCCAAAAGATATTGCTATATTTCAGTTTAAACTGCCTGAAGGAACTATTGTTAATTTACATGGTTCAAAATTGATAGGCAGGCCGGAAAATAGATTAAAGGTCAAGATGAGAAAATGGTAG
- the rpmC gene encoding 50S ribosomal protein L29: MRKSEIEQMLSEERTKKLNELRTELLRFKTMVSSGGTIENPARIKELRKTIARILTLENSQKKTRVGS; this comes from the coding sequence ATGAGAAAAAGTGAAATAGAACAAATGCTTTCCGAGGAAAGGACAAAAAAGCTAAACGAACTTAGGACTGAGTTGCTTCGCTTCAAGACCATGGTATCTTCTGGTGGTACTATCGAAAATCCAGCTAGAATCAAAGAACTCAGAAAAACAATTGCAAGAATATTGACATTGGAGAATTCTCAGAAAAAAACCAGAGTAGGTTCTTAG